A stretch of the Argentina anserina chromosome 6, drPotAnse1.1, whole genome shotgun sequence genome encodes the following:
- the LOC126799640 gene encoding uncharacterized protein LOC126799640 yields MGSTSSMLTQYDIEEVQEHCHNLFSQQEIVSLYKRFCQLDRNAKGFISADEFLSVPELATNPISQRLLKMVEGLNFKDFVAFLSVFSARATMQQKIECIFKVYDSDRNGKVSFNDILEVLRDLSGSFMSDEQREKVLIQVLQESGYSRGYSLTLDDFSKVLGGHGLKMEVEVPID; encoded by the exons ATGGGGAGTACCTCGTCGATGCTAACTCAGTATGACATTGAAGAAGTACAGGAACACTGCCACAATCTAT TTTCCCAGCAAGAAATTGTATCCTTGTATAAAAGATTTTGTCAGCTTGATCGGAATGCTAAGGGTTTCATCTCAGCTGACGAATTCTTATCGGTACCTGAGTTAGCTACGAATCCAATCTCTCAG AGGCTTCTTAAGATGGTGGAAGGTTTGAACTTTAAGGACTTTGTGGCTTTCTTGTCAGTGTTTAGTGCTAGAGCTACGATGCAGCAGAAAATTGAAT gtATTTTCAAGGTGTATGATTCAGACCGCAATGGAAAGGTGTCTTTCAATGATATATTAGAAGTACTCCGGGATTTGTCTGGTTCATTTATGTCTGACGAGCAAAGAGAG AAAGTATTGATCCAAGTCTTACAAGAATCAGGATATTCAAGGGGATATTCTTTGACATTAGATGACTTCAGCAAG GTTCTTGGCGGTCATGGCCTTAAAATGGAGGTCGAGGTGCCAATCGATTAA
- the LOC126798437 gene encoding NADH dehydrogenase [ubiquinone] flavoprotein 2, mitochondrial, translated as MLGRLAATRLQEIRRVFTQPSSVRSLSTALNYHINSPDNNPEQPWEFSESNQAKVKEILSHYPSNYKQSAVIPLLDLAQQQHGGWLPVSAMNAVAKVIEVAPIRVYEVATFYSMFNRAKVGQYHLLVCGTTPCMIRGSRDIESALLKHLGVKRNEVTKDGLFSVGEMECMGCCVNAPMITVADYSNGSEGYTYNYYEDVTPEKVVEIVEKLRKGEKPPAGTQNPKRMKCGPEGGNTTLLGEPKPPPCRDLDAC; from the exons ATGCTGGGCCGACTCGCCGCCACTCGGCTCCAAGAGATCCGCCGAGTCTTCACTCAG CCGTCGTCTGTTCGATCCTTGTCCACTGCGCTCAACTAC CATATTAACTCGCCGGACAACAATCCAGAGCAACCATGGGAGTTCAGCGAGTCTAACCAAGCTAAG GTGAAAGAGATACTTTCTCATTATCCGTCCAACTACAAGCAATCTGCAGTGATTCCACTGCTGGATCTTGCCCAACAGCAACATGGAGGATGGCTCCCTGTTTCAGCAATGAATGCA GTAGCGAAGGTTATAGAAGTTGCTCCTATACGTGTATATGAAGTTGCAACATTTTATTCAATGTTCAACCGGGCAAAG GTTGGCCAATATCATCTGTTGGTATGTGGGACAACACCCTGTATGATTCGTGGCTCACGAGATATTGAATCTGCTCTACTGAAACACCTAGGAGTTAAACGCAATG AAGTAACCAAGGATGGATTATTCTCTGTTGGGGAAATGGAATGCATG GGTTGCTGTGTGAATGCTCCTATGATTACAGTGGCAGATTACTCAAATGGATCGGAGGGATATActtataattattat GAAGATGTTACTCCAGAAAAAGTTGTGGAAATAGTTGAAAAGTTACGAAAGGGTGAAAAGCCTCCG GCCGGCACTCAAAATCCTAAGCGCATGAAGTGTGGACCAGAAGGTGGAAATACTACGTTGCTCGGTGAGCCAAAACCTCCTCCATGCCGGGATCTTGATGCATGCTAA